One Cinclus cinclus chromosome 24, bCinCin1.1, whole genome shotgun sequence genomic window carries:
- the LOC134053469 gene encoding olfactory receptor 10C1-like codes for MANTVIALVTNSDNRLHTPMYFFLTQLSCWDICYLSVIIPSILENLMVGTVSISKTRCAMQMFSFLFFGVAECFLLAAMSLDGYFAVCSPLHYTMIMSSRVCRSLVVGAYICGTAVGLVHTLITFSSPLCGCAIDHFFCEIQPLLDVLCGNTLPSEIQVIVVAVFAILSPFSLVIYSCIPIVSTILHMASAESQEKAFSTCSSQLLVVTVFYGTAGSMYLRPKYSYCASVDKFLSLSYSLVTPLLNPIICSLRNKEVKGA; via the coding sequence ATGGCGAACACAGTGATAGCTTTGGTAACAAACAGTGATAATCGCCTTCACACCccgatgtatttcttcctcactcagctgtcctgttgggatatctgctatttgtcagtcattatcccaagtattctcgagaacctgatggtgggaacagtgagtatttccaagacaagatgtgcaatgcaaatgttttccttccttttctttggagttgctgagtgttttctcttggccgccatgtcccttgatggttattttgcagtttgctcccCCTTGCATTACACAATGatcatgagcagcagggtctgcagaagcctggttgttggagcttacatctgtggaactgctgtgggcttagttcacaccctcatcaccttcagctcacccttgtgtggttgtgccattgaccacttcttctgtgagattcagcctctcctggacgtgctctgtggcaacactctcccaagtgaaatccaggtcattgtggtggctgtctttgctattctgagtcctttctcactggtcatttattcctgtattcctatcgtttccacaattcttcacatggcatcagctgagagccaggagaaggcgttttccacttgctcctcacagctcctggttgtgactgttttttatggcactgcaggctccatgtacctgcggccaaaatacagctactgtgcatctgtggataaattcctctccctttcttattctctggtgactcctttattgaatcccatcatttgcagtttgaggaataaggaggtgaaaggagcc